The following proteins are encoded in a genomic region of Rhodoferax aquaticus:
- the nrdR gene encoding transcriptional regulator NrdR, with translation MKCPFCSHTDTQVVETRISEDGDFIRRRRQCASCEKRFTTYERPDVNFPVIVKKDGRRINFERPKLLASMNLALRKRPVSIEQIDSAIERIEEKLLSLGQRELQSTKIGELVMRELKKLDKVAYVRFASVYRSFEDIDEFKTLVDEVSR, from the coding sequence ATGAAGTGCCCGTTTTGCAGCCATACAGATACCCAAGTCGTAGAGACGCGTATCTCTGAAGACGGGGACTTCATTCGCCGCAGACGCCAATGCGCGTCCTGCGAAAAGCGATTTACCACCTACGAGCGACCTGACGTCAACTTCCCCGTTATCGTAAAGAAAGATGGGCGACGGATTAACTTCGAGCGCCCCAAACTCTTGGCATCCATGAACCTTGCCTTGCGCAAGCGCCCAGTCAGCATTGAACAAATTGACAGTGCGATCGAACGGATTGAAGAAAAGCTACTTAGCCTTGGCCAAAGGGAACTACAGTCCACAAAGATCGGTGAACTCGTCATGCGCGAGCTCAAGAAACTGGACAAAGTGGCATATGTTCGCTTTGCAAGCGTCTACCGCAGTTTCGAAGACATTGACGAGTTCAAGACGTTGGTAGACGAGGTGAGTCGGTAA
- a CDS encoding UDP-2,3-diacylglucosamine diphosphatase, with protein sequence MEIHAPDHWRCVEFISDLHLHASEPKTFRAWEHYLNTTQADAIFILGDLFEVWVGDDVLDNASSFEAMCTRRLRSCTQNSVVHVMHGNRDFLLGQGFANASGTRLISDPCTLVFGMQRWALSHGDALCLDDHAYMQFRAMVRSPDWQTSFLSQPLDQRIELASNMRAKSEALKQKGTVYADVDTEAALGLMVQMNTPTLIHGHTHKPATHQLDHEHQRIVLSDWDLSVTPARAQLLRLQLATSTPHALAAERVTVTP encoded by the coding sequence ATGGAGATACATGCGCCAGACCACTGGCGCTGTGTTGAGTTCATATCAGACTTGCACCTCCATGCAAGTGAGCCCAAGACGTTTAGAGCTTGGGAACACTACCTAAACACCACCCAAGCTGACGCCATCTTCATTCTTGGGGATCTCTTCGAGGTGTGGGTGGGCGACGATGTCTTGGACAATGCGTCATCCTTTGAGGCAATGTGCACGCGGCGACTCCGGTCTTGCACACAGAACTCTGTTGTTCACGTCATGCACGGCAATCGGGATTTCCTATTAGGGCAAGGATTCGCTAACGCATCAGGCACGCGGCTAATCAGCGACCCCTGCACTCTCGTCTTTGGCATGCAGCGCTGGGCTTTGAGCCACGGGGACGCTTTGTGCCTTGACGACCACGCGTACATGCAGTTCAGAGCCATGGTTCGTAGTCCTGATTGGCAAACTTCGTTTTTGTCGCAGCCGCTCGATCAACGTATTGAGTTGGCAAGCAATATGCGGGCAAAAAGCGAAGCTCTGAAGCAAAAAGGAACAGTCTACGCGGATGTTGATACCGAAGCCGCCTTAGGCCTCATGGTACAAATGAACACCCCAACGCTGATCCATGGCCATACACACAAACCTGCAACACACCAACTAGATCACGAGCACCAGCGTATTGTCCTGAGTGATTGGGACTTGTCTGTAACTCCTGCACGCGCGCAATTGCTGCGCTTGCAACTAGCCACCTCAACGCCCCACGCCTTAGCTGCGGAGCGTGTCACAGTCACACCATAA
- the glyA gene encoding serine hydroxymethyltransferase: MYQRNILVEHTDPELWAAILQENTRQEHHIELIASENYASPAVMAAQGSQLTNKYAEGYPGRRYYGGCEHVDIAEQLAIDRVKQIFGAQAANVQPHCGASANEAVFLAFLKPGDTIMGMSLAEGGHLTHGMALNMSGKWFNVVSYGLNSKEEIDYDAMEQTARASKPKLIIAGASAYSLAIDFERFAKIAKEVGAIFMVDMAHYAGLIAAGLYPNPVPHADVVTSTTHKSLRGPRGGIILMKAEHEKAINSAIFPGLQGGPLMHVIAAKAVAFKEALSPEFKLYQQQVITNARIMAETLTERGLRIVSGRTESHLMLVDLRSKGITGKEAEAVLGSAHMTINKNAIPNDPEKPMVTSGIRVGTPAMTTRGFKDAEARATANLIADVLDNPRDANNIEAVRAKVHALTTRFPVYG, from the coding sequence ATGTACCAACGCAATATCCTCGTAGAACACACTGACCCCGAACTCTGGGCCGCAATCCTCCAAGAGAACACGCGCCAAGAACACCATATTGAATTGATTGCTAGCGAAAACTATGCGTCTCCAGCGGTAATGGCGGCGCAAGGCAGTCAGCTCACGAATAAGTATGCCGAAGGCTATCCTGGTCGCCGTTATTACGGTGGTTGCGAACATGTAGACATCGCCGAACAGCTTGCCATTGACCGAGTCAAGCAAATTTTTGGTGCACAAGCCGCCAACGTTCAGCCGCATTGCGGAGCGTCAGCCAACGAAGCTGTTTTCTTGGCGTTTCTCAAGCCCGGCGACACCATTATGGGAATGAGTTTGGCCGAGGGTGGACACCTCACCCACGGTATGGCCCTCAATATGAGTGGCAAGTGGTTCAATGTCGTGAGCTACGGCTTGAACTCCAAAGAAGAAATCGACTACGACGCGATGGAACAAACTGCGCGCGCATCCAAACCCAAACTCATTATCGCGGGCGCCAGCGCCTACTCTCTAGCCATTGATTTTGAACGATTCGCTAAGATAGCCAAAGAAGTCGGTGCGATCTTCATGGTCGACATGGCGCACTACGCGGGATTAATTGCAGCGGGCTTATACCCTAACCCAGTCCCTCATGCGGACGTTGTTACATCAACAACCCACAAGAGCCTGCGTGGTCCACGTGGCGGCATCATCTTGATGAAGGCCGAGCACGAGAAAGCCATCAACAGCGCCATCTTCCCTGGCTTGCAAGGTGGTCCACTGATGCACGTGATTGCAGCTAAAGCAGTTGCATTCAAAGAAGCACTCAGCCCAGAATTCAAGCTGTACCAGCAGCAAGTCATCACCAATGCGCGCATCATGGCCGAAACTCTCACAGAGCGCGGACTGCGGATTGTCAGCGGGCGCACTGAAAGCCATTTGATGTTGGTGGACCTGCGATCCAAGGGCATTACGGGCAAAGAAGCGGAAGCGGTGCTCGGCTCTGCACATATGACCATTAACAAAAATGCCATCCCCAACGACCCTGAGAAACCCATGGTCACCAGCGGAATTCGCGTTGGCACACCTGCCATGACGACTCGTGGCTTCAAAGATGCCGAAGCTCGCGCAACGGCGAACTTGATAGCGGATGTTTTGGACAACCCGCGGGATGCCAACAACATTGAAGCAGTCAGAGCCAAAGTACACGCGTTGACGACCCGCTTCCCTGTCTACGGCTAA
- a CDS encoding peptidylprolyl isomerase, with protein MGQLLAVSLLCALVSTSSQAQTYPKVRLQTSAGDIVVELYADKAPKTVENFLQYVRDKHYDGTVFHRVISNFMIQGGGFDSNYVEKKTRPPVVHEGREALAKGGPKNLSGTLAMARTNDPQSATAQFFINVQDNGFLDPVLIPDGDPVPRFEYQGQVYTNTPRERLTTAPQLFGYTVFGKVVSGMDVVVKIKSTPTGAGGPFPSDVPKTPVVITSATLVK; from the coding sequence ATGGGCCAGTTATTGGCCGTTAGCTTGTTATGCGCACTTGTCTCAACCTCTAGCCAAGCACAGACATACCCCAAAGTTCGGCTACAAACTTCCGCTGGTGATATTGTTGTTGAGCTATACGCGGATAAAGCGCCCAAAACCGTTGAAAATTTTTTGCAGTACGTCAGGGACAAACACTATGACGGTACGGTTTTCCACCGTGTGATCAGCAACTTCATGATCCAAGGAGGCGGCTTTGACTCCAACTATGTCGAGAAAAAAACACGGCCCCCAGTGGTACATGAAGGACGTGAGGCACTGGCAAAAGGCGGACCAAAGAACCTAAGTGGGACTTTAGCAATGGCCAGAACAAACGACCCGCAATCGGCCACTGCCCAGTTTTTCATCAATGTGCAAGACAATGGATTCTTGGATCCCGTGCTGATTCCTGATGGTGACCCAGTTCCTAGGTTTGAATACCAAGGTCAGGTTTACACCAACACACCACGCGAACGCTTGACGACCGCGCCGCAACTTTTTGGCTACACCGTTTTTGGCAAAGTTGTCAGCGGTATGGATGTGGTCGTTAAAATCAAATCCACCCCAACAGGTGCCGGGGGGCCCTTTCCTAGCGATGTGCCCAAAACTCCTGTTGTTATTACCTCTGCCACTTTAGTGAAATAA
- the pilV gene encoding type IV pilus modification protein PilV, producing MNTTPAITSKSNRSWLKNGAQKGATLIEILVAVLILSVGTLGMAGLQARALKGNVSSLQRSQAVMLATYMMEMLRVDPNSAKALNYNTGTLNSNDEINGSIYNPDSITGNSLFDANRKLWLTAVKQNIGTINDTTTKGAIFCDAVGNCRVQVIWDDSLAGGLGAQKVEIRSSI from the coding sequence ATGAATACTACCCCCGCCATCACTTCGAAATCAAACCGTAGCTGGCTTAAAAATGGCGCGCAAAAAGGTGCGACTCTCATAGAAATACTTGTCGCCGTACTAATACTGAGTGTAGGTACTTTAGGCATGGCTGGATTGCAAGCACGTGCACTCAAAGGTAATGTGAGTAGTTTGCAGAGGTCTCAGGCAGTAATGCTTGCAACGTACATGATGGAAATGTTACGTGTAGACCCAAACAGTGCCAAGGCACTGAATTACAACACTGGAACACTGAATTCAAACGATGAAATAAATGGCTCCATATATAACCCAGACTCAATCACAGGAAATAGTTTATTTGATGCCAATAGAAAACTGTGGCTGACTGCAGTTAAACAGAACATCGGAACAATTAACGACACCACAACCAAAGGTGCAATTTTTTGTGACGCTGTTGGAAATTGTCGCGTTCAAGTGATATGGGACGATAGCCTTGCAGGCGGTCTAGGTGCTCAAAAAGTTGAAATTCGGTCGAGCATATAA
- a CDS encoding GspH/FimT family pseudopilin: MSKERPRTSQAGITLLELMVALTVLSILLTIAVPSFRSAAASSAVRSATSDLVTSLAQTRSTAAKTGRRATMCVSSNGIQCTTAGTWEQGWIVFSDPNHSGVTANIDAGDTINFLFPPIQNQIVIIGANGLTRYISYGPDGQAKTNTGAALMGKIRVCSKSTAIENNSRARDLTINFAGRVTVNTPVVDATCPAPT; the protein is encoded by the coding sequence ATGTCCAAAGAACGCCCCCGAACAAGTCAGGCCGGAATAACCCTGCTGGAGCTCATGGTTGCGCTGACGGTTTTAAGCATACTTTTGACTATCGCTGTGCCCAGTTTTCGAAGTGCAGCGGCGTCTTCCGCTGTTCGAAGTGCAACGAGCGATTTAGTGACAAGCCTCGCGCAAACACGCTCAACCGCCGCAAAAACTGGTCGACGTGCCACGATGTGTGTGAGTTCAAATGGCATTCAATGCACCACCGCGGGCACATGGGAGCAAGGTTGGATTGTCTTTTCGGACCCCAACCACAGTGGAGTTACTGCCAACATTGATGCAGGTGACACCATAAACTTTCTATTTCCACCCATCCAAAATCAAATCGTAATCATTGGTGCAAATGGACTCACTCGATATATCTCTTACGGCCCCGATGGTCAGGCAAAGACGAATACGGGTGCCGCACTGATGGGCAAAATTCGCGTCTGTAGTAAGTCTACGGCAATAGAAAATAACTCAAGGGCACGTGATCTAACCATCAACTTTGCCGGACGAGTAACAGTTAATACACCGGTAGTAGACGCCACCTGCCCAGCTCCAACATAA
- a CDS encoding lytic transglycosylase domain-containing protein, producing MTATEKFTKGTRVFLSDIAQGFFEITHSGFALLGLAVMFAAIALTAKPEIRQAGETQLFSWLQDRQQAVTGIISDNVAYERATAANPQSLPKQQAAVAYWLSRKYSVAPEPISALVSEAYETGSRTKLDPTLILAVMAVESGFNPFAQSAVGAQGLMQVMTKVHSDKYEGFGGKFAAFDPVSNLRVGVKVLQECIARAGSVEGGLKYYVGAANMEDDGGYVAKVLAEHGRLQQVASGRSVPTFTPQIIPAGNKSPAPAPAEPETMASIANS from the coding sequence ATGACAGCGACCGAAAAGTTCACCAAAGGCACTCGCGTATTTCTAAGCGATATCGCCCAAGGTTTTTTTGAAATTACCCACAGTGGTTTTGCTCTGTTGGGTTTAGCCGTAATGTTTGCGGCAATTGCCCTCACTGCCAAGCCAGAGATCCGCCAAGCCGGAGAGACCCAGTTGTTTAGCTGGTTGCAAGATCGCCAACAAGCCGTGACCGGGATAATTAGTGACAACGTGGCCTACGAACGCGCAACAGCCGCCAACCCTCAAAGCCTGCCCAAGCAACAAGCTGCGGTGGCTTACTGGTTGAGCCGAAAATACAGCGTTGCACCGGAGCCCATCAGTGCGTTGGTGTCAGAAGCCTATGAAACCGGTAGCCGGACCAAGCTAGACCCGACGCTGATTCTTGCGGTTATGGCAGTGGAATCAGGGTTCAATCCCTTTGCCCAAAGCGCGGTTGGTGCGCAAGGCTTGATGCAAGTCATGACAAAAGTGCACAGCGACAAGTACGAGGGGTTCGGGGGCAAGTTTGCCGCTTTTGACCCGGTTAGCAACCTGAGGGTGGGCGTCAAAGTACTGCAAGAATGCATTGCCCGCGCCGGCTCTGTCGAAGGTGGCCTCAAATACTACGTAGGCGCGGCCAACATGGAGGACGACGGCGGATATGTGGCGAAGGTCCTAGCTGAGCACGGTCGCTTGCAGCAAGTAGCTTCAGGACGCTCGGTACCTACATTTACACCTCAAATCATCCCCGCTGGCAACAAGTCCCCAGCACCGGCGCCCGCAGAACCAGAAACAATGGCTAGCATCGCCAACTCCTAG
- a CDS encoding L,D-transpeptidase family protein — translation MLQVALAFVIAIPMASFAANTSGNKRQETARQEVAHVQEADGIAEARLIEVYTLIGRGHSREALSKAEQLVTDLPSFQLAQLVYGDLLASRTRPVKAIGDIPDALSPAAGQSLSELREESLRRIKALKERPPSGSIPSQFLALSQRSKHAIAVDASKSRLYLFENTATGLNLVADYYISVGKAGTAKSIEGDQRTPLGVYYITSNLDRKSLKDFYGSGALPINYPNVLDTKRGKTGSGIWLHGTPPNQFSRPPLASDGCVVLANPDLERIIRTVEVRTTPVVITTQLNWVPPHNARADGKPFEDVLYAWRNAKTAGDLEQLLAFYTTDFSSNGKNLAQWTPVLKSELATARGRTIQLKDISYLRWTDTSDTMVVTFGEVAEGVRYGLTKRQYWMREGNKWKIFFEGTL, via the coding sequence ATGCTGCAAGTCGCATTGGCATTTGTTATTGCCATTCCAATGGCCTCTTTCGCCGCAAATACATCTGGAAACAAGCGTCAAGAGACGGCACGTCAAGAGGTAGCTCATGTGCAGGAAGCGGACGGTATAGCCGAAGCACGCCTAATTGAGGTCTACACGCTCATTGGCCGAGGGCACAGTCGAGAAGCACTGAGCAAAGCGGAGCAACTGGTTACAGACTTACCTAGTTTTCAACTCGCGCAGTTAGTGTATGGCGACTTATTGGCATCAAGGACCCGACCTGTAAAAGCGATCGGAGACATACCCGACGCTCTTTCGCCAGCCGCTGGCCAAAGTTTGAGTGAACTCAGAGAGGAGTCTTTGCGACGCATCAAAGCGCTGAAAGAGCGCCCACCGAGTGGCAGTATTCCATCTCAGTTTCTTGCACTTTCCCAGCGATCGAAGCACGCCATCGCTGTGGATGCATCAAAATCGCGCCTTTACTTGTTTGAAAACACCGCTACTGGCCTAAATTTGGTTGCCGACTACTACATATCAGTTGGCAAGGCAGGTACAGCCAAAAGCATCGAAGGCGACCAAAGAACCCCGCTGGGGGTTTACTACATCACCAGCAATTTAGATAGAAAGTCTCTAAAGGACTTCTACGGATCGGGCGCTTTGCCCATCAACTATCCCAATGTTTTGGATACCAAACGCGGAAAGACAGGCAGTGGTATTTGGTTGCATGGCACGCCACCTAACCAATTTTCCCGCCCTCCTTTGGCATCCGATGGCTGCGTGGTGCTGGCCAACCCGGATCTCGAACGCATTATTCGGACTGTGGAAGTTCGAACAACGCCGGTCGTCATCACAACTCAACTCAACTGGGTGCCCCCCCACAACGCACGGGCAGATGGCAAACCGTTTGAAGACGTGCTGTACGCTTGGCGCAATGCCAAAACAGCTGGTGATTTAGAACAGCTGCTGGCCTTTTACACCACTGATTTCAGTAGCAACGGCAAGAACTTGGCGCAATGGACTCCGGTTCTAAAATCCGAGCTAGCCACTGCACGTGGGCGAACAATACAACTCAAAGACATCTCATATCTGCGATGGACGGATACCTCCGACACCATGGTCGTCACTTTTGGAGAAGTAGCCGAAGGCGTTCGCTATGGCCTTACAAAGCGCCAGTATTGGATGCGCGAAGGTAACAAATGGAAAATTTTCTTTGAAGGAACACTGTAG
- a CDS encoding L,D-transpeptidase Cds6 family protein, whose amino-acid sequence MTYARTAVYSSLRLLSLSALMLIANAHADEYTDVSQLMRNGKLPDAMAKADQYLATKPKDPQMRFLKGVIQRDSGKTVEAIATFTRLTEDYPELPEPYNNLAVLYASQSQFDKARAALEMAIRTNPSYATAHENLGDVYAKLASQAYNKALQLDASNPAVAPKLALIRELFSPTGAKSQRPSLPAQGLSSAPAAPTLPSTTQAPVATMASKPAPTLPGPAPSKPAQPTGAPAVTATATSPLPPTVNTPTTAAAQSPSAAPPTAAKPGPVTANTDGSNAKEAEAAVRAWASAWSSKDVKGYLAAYSRDFDPPGSMKRSDWEEERRERISSKSKISVKLENLTVTVSGSKAVAKFRQDYKASGLAVSSRKTLELVKNGEHWQIAKESTGG is encoded by the coding sequence ATGACGTACGCCAGAACCGCTGTTTACTCTTCGCTTCGACTACTCTCTCTCTCGGCCTTGATGCTCATTGCCAACGCCCATGCCGACGAATACACAGACGTTTCGCAACTCATGCGCAATGGCAAGCTGCCCGATGCGATGGCTAAAGCTGACCAGTACTTGGCAACCAAGCCCAAAGATCCGCAGATGAGGTTTTTAAAAGGCGTAATTCAGCGGGACTCTGGAAAGACCGTGGAAGCTATTGCCACATTTACGCGGCTGACTGAGGACTACCCCGAACTACCAGAACCCTACAATAATTTGGCCGTACTGTATGCGAGCCAAAGCCAATTCGACAAGGCTCGCGCGGCTCTAGAAATGGCGATCAGGACCAACCCTAGCTACGCAACAGCACACGAAAACCTTGGTGACGTGTATGCAAAGTTAGCAAGCCAAGCCTACAACAAAGCCCTGCAGCTTGACGCATCAAACCCAGCTGTGGCTCCTAAGCTCGCGCTAATTCGTGAGCTCTTTAGCCCGACAGGTGCAAAATCCCAGCGCCCTAGTTTGCCTGCGCAAGGTCTGAGCTCGGCACCTGCAGCGCCGACATTGCCATCAACAACACAAGCACCTGTTGCGACCATGGCAAGTAAGCCAGCACCGACCCTGCCAGGCCCTGCTCCCAGCAAGCCAGCGCAACCTACCGGCGCACCAGCAGTTACAGCAACGGCAACCTCGCCATTACCACCTACAGTCAACACTCCAACAACCGCCGCAGCACAGTCACCGTCGGCAGCACCACCCACCGCAGCGAAACCTGGGCCTGTGACTGCCAACACCGATGGAAGTAACGCCAAGGAAGCAGAAGCAGCAGTTCGCGCCTGGGCTAGCGCTTGGTCATCAAAAGACGTAAAAGGATATCTTGCTGCCTATAGCCGTGATTTTGATCCGCCCGGATCAATGAAGCGCAGTGACTGGGAAGAAGAGCGACGTGAGCGTATAAGCAGCAAATCGAAGATCAGCGTGAAGCTAGAAAACCTCACAGTGACCGTATCCGGCAGCAAGGCCGTTGCCAAGTTTAGGCAAGATTACAAAGCAAGCGGTTTGGCCGTTTCAAGTCGAAAAACGCTTGAATTAGTCAAAAATGGAGAACACTGGCAAATCGCTAAAGAATCAACAGGCGGCTAA
- a CDS encoding DUF349 domain-containing protein has product MAQLDSMTGGAFSAPTSGERSARVRDWLLGNPSYEQLTAVFKELSVKDKGASKLVRERLDEVKRTKGQELLVAEWSTKAQALLETAKMNVADAMAWQRDAAKAGAPLSKEPLFALRTQLSERVRVIEDLQHRVQVQREAAVLLAQRIEVLSTKPWRDANASVETLQVDVTHWQSQAEQLLADPSWASVDVKFPPLLDASRGQLLVVWDAFQGALALAVAAAADVAAPLPPVPVWADELRVLRGVPTEVATRQAKPKIDPEVRQKANAAVRDALAALEQEVGEGHGKASAGAAGALRQALKEHGKFIDDKLDKQVHGALAAAGELEGWQRWRADQLREELVAKAEGLLARPEGQAIGGRKMQETLRTLRDQWKQTDQGGVPNHAMWKRFDEACNEAYKVVEVWLDKVKAESAEHKAQRLALIEEVNAWALANRTALDDDWKGFNRILHQFGDRWRDAGHLGEKAFAELQALWKSAIANAAAPLEALQAESLKLRHAMIDEAKALGAAPVLRIDAVKALQQRWQAEAHAVPIDRRQEQKLWDAFRKPIDEAFNRKTAEREKAQVALSARDRIVLDAAKTLENANASGDAQAIRAAMAALDAALRGQAQAQADMSAADAQANAAQGAAADVISDGVGASAPIDTAQSAIENIAIDAPAAPSKPAPKPVIAMRGDDRPGMKKEVPAAPGRGDRKDHGRGPRDGKPGMGARGSERGARGDRNEGGAREQSRDWQDAPRLGDAAFRAQRDALDKAQQALRTLAAQAHGEALTQLMAAWEKRDASAVPSAQDLGSRASAPTRAAWLQALGAEVKTPAKSNGRAVDPQTALLRLEMAAEAPSPAELLSARRALQLQLLTRRNDPAPAETWGQDVAVVLASDYNASDARRVQAVLKVLLKK; this is encoded by the coding sequence ATGGCCCAACTAGACAGCATGACTGGCGGAGCTTTTTCTGCACCCACATCTGGGGAACGCTCTGCGCGCGTGCGCGACTGGTTACTAGGCAACCCTAGCTATGAACAACTGACGGCAGTCTTCAAAGAACTGTCAGTTAAGGACAAAGGGGCATCCAAGCTGGTTCGTGAACGTTTGGATGAGGTAAAGCGAACCAAAGGTCAGGAGCTATTGGTTGCGGAGTGGTCGACAAAAGCACAGGCACTTTTGGAGACGGCCAAGATGAATGTCGCTGATGCGATGGCGTGGCAGCGAGATGCTGCCAAAGCGGGGGCTCCGCTGAGTAAAGAACCGCTGTTTGCCTTACGTACCCAGCTGTCAGAACGCGTCCGTGTCATTGAAGATTTGCAGCACCGTGTACAAGTACAGCGAGAAGCCGCGGTCCTATTGGCTCAGCGCATTGAAGTTTTGTCTACAAAGCCTTGGCGAGACGCCAATGCCTCTGTTGAAACGCTTCAGGTGGACGTGACACATTGGCAGTCTCAGGCTGAACAACTCTTAGCTGACCCCAGTTGGGCCAGTGTTGACGTGAAGTTTCCTCCGCTGCTGGATGCATCAAGGGGCCAGCTATTGGTAGTGTGGGACGCATTTCAAGGCGCCCTCGCGTTGGCCGTTGCTGCGGCAGCTGATGTCGCGGCGCCTTTGCCACCTGTACCCGTGTGGGCTGATGAGTTACGCGTACTGCGCGGAGTCCCTACTGAAGTTGCGACGCGGCAAGCCAAGCCCAAGATCGATCCAGAGGTGCGGCAAAAGGCAAATGCGGCTGTGCGCGATGCTTTGGCTGCGCTCGAGCAAGAAGTCGGTGAGGGCCATGGCAAAGCGAGTGCAGGAGCTGCTGGGGCACTGCGCCAAGCGCTGAAGGAGCACGGCAAGTTCATTGACGACAAGCTGGATAAACAAGTGCATGGCGCATTGGCCGCAGCGGGCGAGCTTGAGGGGTGGCAGCGCTGGCGTGCAGATCAGTTGCGTGAGGAGCTTGTCGCCAAAGCTGAAGGGCTTCTTGCGCGGCCTGAAGGTCAGGCAATTGGTGGGCGGAAGATGCAGGAGACGCTGCGCACCCTGCGTGACCAGTGGAAGCAAACCGATCAGGGTGGCGTGCCGAACCATGCAATGTGGAAGCGTTTCGATGAGGCGTGCAACGAGGCCTACAAGGTCGTAGAGGTATGGCTGGATAAAGTGAAGGCAGAATCCGCCGAGCATAAGGCGCAACGATTGGCACTTATAGAGGAAGTCAATGCTTGGGCTTTAGCCAATCGAACAGCCTTGGATGATGACTGGAAAGGCTTTAACCGGATACTGCATCAGTTCGGAGATCGTTGGCGCGATGCCGGGCACTTAGGTGAAAAGGCCTTTGCCGAATTGCAGGCCTTGTGGAAGTCGGCAATTGCCAACGCCGCCGCTCCCTTAGAAGCCTTGCAAGCGGAAAGTTTGAAGTTGCGCCACGCCATGATTGATGAGGCCAAAGCGTTGGGGGCCGCTCCTGTGCTGCGCATAGATGCGGTCAAGGCATTGCAACAGCGCTGGCAGGCAGAAGCACACGCTGTACCAATTGATCGTAGGCAAGAGCAAAAGCTCTGGGATGCATTCCGAAAACCCATCGACGAAGCATTTAACCGGAAAACAGCAGAGCGCGAGAAAGCGCAAGTTGCGCTGAGTGCGCGCGATCGAATCGTTCTTGATGCTGCCAAAACTCTAGAAAACGCAAATGCTAGCGGTGACGCACAAGCGATTCGTGCCGCAATGGCCGCTTTGGATGCGGCGCTGCGAGGGCAAGCGCAGGCGCAAGCTGATATGAGTGCAGCGGACGCACAGGCTAACGCTGCGCAAGGTGCGGCAGCAGATGTGATTTCTGATGGGGTTGGGGCTTCTGCGCCCATAGATACTGCGCAGAGTGCTATTGAAAATATAGCAATTGATGCGCCTGCAGCTCCCTCAAAGCCGGCCCCAAAGCCGGTGATCGCGATGCGTGGCGATGACCGCCCTGGCATGAAAAAGGAAGTGCCCGCTGCCCCCGGTCGGGGTGACCGCAAAGACCATGGTCGTGGCCCGCGCGACGGCAAACCTGGCATGGGGGCTCGAGGCAGCGAGCGCGGCGCAAGGGGGGATCGGAACGAGGGTGGCGCACGTGAGCAGTCTAGAGATTGGCAGGATGCTCCGCGTCTGGGGGATGCCGCATTCAGAGCTCAGCGCGATGCGTTGGACAAAGCACAGCAAGCTTTGCGCACGCTGGCGGCGCAAGCCCATGGTGAAGCATTGACGCAGTTGATGGCTGCGTGGGAGAAGCGCGACGCAAGTGCTGTGCCAAGCGCCCAAGATTTGGGCTCGCGGGCATCGGCGCCAACACGCGCAGCGTGGTTACAGGCACTAGGGGCTGAGGTCAAGACTCCGGCAAAGTCTAATGGGCGTGCGGTAGATCCTCAAACAGCCTTGCTGCGTTTGGAAATGGCCGCAGAGGCACCTTCACCAGCGGAGCTGCTGAGCGCCCGTAGAGCATTGCAATTGCAATTGCTTACGCGCCGCAATGATCCCGCGCCTGCTGAAACTTGGGGGCAAGACGTTGCAGTAGTGCTGGCTTCAGACTACAACGCATCAGATGCTCGTCGAGTTCAGGCGGTCTTAAAGGTGCTGTTAAAGAAATAG
- a CDS encoding peptidylprolyl isomerase, with the protein MSNPQVELHVSNYGVITLELDQEKAPKSVANFLEYVGKGHYNNTIFHRVIPGFMIQGGGLEPGMTQKDCAAPIENEASNGLKNSIYTVAMARTGEPHSATAQFFINVADNGFLNHTSKSPQGWGYAVFGKVVSGAEVVDQIKAVKTGRKGFHDDVPKEDVIIEKAIAL; encoded by the coding sequence ATGAGCAACCCCCAAGTAGAACTACACGTTAGCAACTATGGCGTCATCACCCTTGAACTTGACCAAGAAAAAGCGCCAAAGTCGGTTGCCAACTTCTTGGAGTACGTTGGCAAAGGCCACTACAACAATACTATTTTTCACCGCGTGATTCCTGGGTTCATGATTCAAGGCGGCGGCCTGGAACCTGGCATGACCCAAAAGGACTGCGCAGCTCCTATTGAAAATGAAGCTTCCAACGGCTTGAAAAACAGTATCTACACGGTCGCTATGGCGCGCACTGGTGAACCGCACTCCGCAACCGCACAGTTTTTCATCAATGTTGCTGACAATGGTTTTCTTAACCACACCAGCAAATCACCCCAAGGCTGGGGCTATGCAGTGTTTGGTAAGGTCGTCTCAGGGGCGGAAGTGGTCGACCAAATCAAAGCCGTGAAGACCGGTCGAAAGGGGTTTCACGATGATGTTCCAAAAGAAGATGTCATCATTGAAAAAGCCATTGCGCTTTAA